A window from Electrophorus electricus isolate fEleEle1 chromosome 7, fEleEle1.pri, whole genome shotgun sequence encodes these proteins:
- the LOC113580622 gene encoding LOW QUALITY PROTEIN: prostaglandin reductase 3 (The sequence of the model RefSeq protein was modified relative to this genomic sequence to represent the inferred CDS: inserted 4 bases in 2 codons; deleted 1 base in 1 codon; substituted 1 base at 1 genomic stop codon): MTCLLEIAPTKKVFHVLVAKPELLALMVSGATAHIALRYLGELTCGETVLVSAAGGGTSQFAKMAGCHVLGTCSXNEKAGFLRTIGCDRPINYKTEDMATILHKEYPNGVDVIYKSVGGSMFDLAVNSLATXLVISFISGYQSATGLQSVRGATLPAKLLQQXFLPHFLSDYSESLQSMLQLLALGKLVYEVDVGEQDSGGCFMGLESIYQAVDYMYAGRNLGKVVVELAPLTNSNL, from the exons ATGACTTGCTTATTAGAAATCG CTCCCACCAAAAAAGTGTTCCATGTGCTGGTGGCTAAACCTGAGCTGCTGGCTCTGATGGTGAGTGGAGCAACTGCACACATTGCCCTGCGGTACCTCGGAGAGCTCACTTGTGGTGAAACTGTCCTGGTATCGGCTGCAGGTGGGGGAACCAGCCAGTTTGCCAAAATGGCTGGCTGCCATGTG TTGGGGACCTGCTCCTGAAATGAGAAGGCGGGATTTCTGAGGACCATTGGCTGTGATCGACCAATCAACTACAAGACTGAAGACATGGCCACTATATTGCACAAGGAGTATCCTAATGGGGTGGATGTAATCTATAAGTCTGTAGGAGGTAGCATGTTTGATCTGGCTGTGAATAGTTTGGCCAC ATTGGTGATCAGCTTCATCTCTGGCTACCAGAGTGCCACTGGCCTGCAGTCTGTGAGAGGGGCCACTCTACCAGCAAAACTGCTTCAACA TTTCCtgcctcacttcttgtctgacTACAGTGAGTCTCTGCAGAGCATGCTGCAGCTACTGGCTTTGGGAAAATTGGTGTATGAGGTGGATGTCGGGGAGCAGGATAGTGGAGGCTGTTTTATGGGGCTGGAGTCCATTTACCAGGCAGTGGACTACATGTATGCTGGGAGAAATCTAGGCAAGGTTGTTGTAGAGTTGGCTCCACTCACAAACAGCAATCTATGA